The region CGCCCTGGTCGGTGACGGATACCGACAGGTCCACACCCGGCAGCACCGAGGGGTAGAGGGCCCTGTCGCCGTCCACGGTCGGTGCCGGGAGGGTGAAGGGCATGGACAGGACCATGCTGGACCTGTCCTGGTGGTGCAGCGTGACCAGCGGGCCGTCTCCGCCGCCGGAGAGGGTGACACCGTGAGGCGTGGCCCGGGGCGAGTAGGTGCCGTCCGGGTTGGCCTGGAGGGTGGCGTCGACCGGGACCCAGTCGCCGTCCTTGCGCACGCGCACGGGTATCAGGCTGGTGGTGGAGGTGAAGCTGCCGTCCGGATTGGCGGTCACACTGTAGGTCTCGGTGGTCAGGGCCTCGATCGGCACCGCCTGCCCGTCCGCGGCGGCTTGGGTCTGTGCAGCGGCCATGGAGTCGGTGGGAGCCGGGCCAGCGGCGGACGCGGGTGGCGTCGGTGCGGCCAGGACGGCTGCCGTGGCGAGCGCGCAGACCAGCGCCAGACGTCTCGTCACGGTGCGGGGGACACCACGACTTCGGGCACGAGAGTGGAACACGTATGGCCTTCCTCGGGTCAGGACCACAGATCCTCCGATCTGTGGGACATCCATCGCAGTGCGCGTCGCGCCCGGCGCTCGTATTGTCAGATGCTGCGGATCTTGTCCCTTCATGGCATGGACACATAAAACACAAGCTTTGCGTACGCATTGCGCACAGTGTCACCACAGGCTTGATCATTGACCTAAAGATCAGTAACTGACTGATCGTCAAGATGGTTGTGTCGGGTGGGGGTACCGCGTTGAGCGGCAAGCGGCGTTGGTTCATGACGGTGCAACACCGGATCTGGGGGCGGACGCTGACGGGCGCCACCGCCGCGGCCGCGCTCCTGGCCCTGCTGGCCCCGGACGCGGTCGCCCAGGGAGTGGGCATCGGCCCCTACCACATAGGGCAGGGCGCGGACACGGACGAAGGCCGACAGGAGCCGGGCAAGTACCGCTTCAAGGGCACCGTCTGGAACCCCAAGTCGCTGCCCGACACCCCCAGCGTCGGCAGCCACTCGCTCCAGCCGCGAACAACCGCCCGCGTGACGGCCCAGAAGGCCCTGCCCCGCTACCGGGCCGCCACGCCCACGTGGCCCGCGGTCGGCACCAGCACCCTCAGCTTGACCCGGTCGGCGACCGCCACGAAGCGGAGCACCGCGGCCGGTGCGTCGTCACAACCCGTCCCGGTGAGCAGACCGGTCAAGGCCGGGCACCTGCCGGTATGGGTCGCACCCGCTCCGACCGTAGGAGGGGGCGCGAAGACCGCTTCCGCGGCTACACCCTCCTCGGTACGGGTCCGAATGACCTCCCACGCCCAAGCCCTCCGCGCCGGGACGGAAGGCATGCTGTTGGACGTCACCCGCACCGACGGCGGCACCGGCACCGGCAAGGTTCAGGTCGTCATCGACTACTCGTCCATCGCCAAGGCATACGGCGGCGGATACGGCTCCCGGCTGCGGCTGGTTCAGCTGCCCTCCTGCGCTCTGACCACCCCTCAGCTGGCCGCTTGCCGCACCCGCACTCCGATACGGTTCACCAACCGGCCCGGCGCGGACCAGCTCACCGCCACCCTCACCCTCACCTCGGCTGGGGCGAAGACGAAAGCCGGGACCGTCTCCAGCCGTGCCGCCACCGCGGCGCAGGCGCAGGCCATGAGTACCGCCGCGGTGGCCGTCACCGCGGGCAGCTCCGGCTCCCAGGGCAACTACGCGGCCACCTCGCTCAGCCCCTCGGGGGCCTGGCAGGCGTCCGGCACCGGCGCGTTCACGTACTCCTACCCGATCGACATCCCCTCCGCAGTGGGAGGCAACACACCCTCCGTGTCCCTGGGGTACGACTCGCAGACGGTGGACGGCGAGACCTCGGCGCGCAACTCGCAGGCGTCCTCGATCGGTGACGGGTGGAACTACACGCCCGGCTTCGTCGAACGCACCTACCGCTCCTGTGGCAGCCTGCTGGACAGCGATGGCAACAAACTGCTCAAGGGCTCGGGGGACGAGTGCTGGGGCGGTGCCAACGCCGCCGTGTCCTTCGGCGCCCACTCCGGAGTCCTCGTGCCGGACGGCAAGGACTCCGGGGTCCCCGGCGAGATCAGGCAGTGGCGACTGCAGGGTGACGACGGCACGGTGGTACAGGAACTGTCCGGGGCGGCCAACGGCCTTCAGGACGGCACCTACTTCCGGGTGCTGACCACCGACGGCACCGCAGCGTACTTCGGCTCGGACCACGCCCCGGGAGGCGTGGGCACTGTCGCGCTCCCGCAGTCCGGGACACCTTCCGACGACTCCACCGACGCGGCATGGGGCGTGCCGGTGCTCCACCCGCAGAGCGGCGACCCCTGCTACGACTCCGGCAAGGGCAAGGCCTCCCGGTGCGACGATCCCGAGGGCTGGCGCTGGAACCTGGACTTCGTCGTCTCGCCCCACGGATTCGTGCAGCGCTACGACTACTCGACGGAGAAGAACTACTACGACCTCGGCGGAGGCCAGGCCGCCTCGGACAGCAGCGGCACGCTGACCCCGTACACCCGGGGCGGCGCGCTCACCTCGATCTCCTACGGCTACACCCTCGATGACGAGCTGGCCGCACGCACCCCTGCGGCCAAGGTGACCTTCACCTCCGCGCAGCGTTGCCAGACCACGTCCTCTTTCACCGACTGCTCGGCCGGCAATCTGACGGACGACTCCGCGCCCCACTGGCCCGACGTGCCGTGGGACCTTCACTGCGACTCCACCGACAAGACGAAGCTGCCGGACGGGGCGACCAAGGTCCCCACCGACGTGTGTGTCACCTCATCCCCGACCTTCTGGTCCACGACGCGCCTCGACACCATCGCCACCGAGGTGCACGTCAAGGACTCCACCACCGACAAGTTCGTACCGGTCGACAGCTACGCGCTGGGGCAGGTCTACTCCGACGCCGGCGGCGCCGTCGACCCCGTCACCGGCACCACAGTCGACCCCAAAGACGCCGGGTCCCTGCAGGCCGTGATGTGGCTGCAGACCATTCAGCACACGGGCAAGGACACCTACGGCAACGGCAACAGCGACATCACTCAGAACAAGGTGGCCTTCTCCGGCACGGAGATCGACAACCGGGTCAACGACTTCGAGCCGGCCGCGCCGCCGCTCTACCGCCCGCGGATCTCCTCGGTCCAGACGGAGACCGGCGAGTCCGTCGCCGTCGACTACAACCAGGCCCCGTGCGCGGACAAGACGCTGTCGATGTCCATGGCGGACTCCAACACCAACTCCTGCTACCCGACGTACTGGACGGTCCCCGGCGACTCCAAACCCACCGCTGACTGGTTCAACAAGGTCACCGTCCGTCAGGTTGTCGCCTCCGACCTGACCATCGCCTCCCAGTACAACCCGGACGCGCAGAAGGTCCCGGCGGGCTCCGAGGCCCAGGTCTCCACCTACAGCTACAGCGGCCCCGCCTGGCACCGCGACGACTCCGAGCAGACCGACGACCAGTACCGCACGTGGGACCAGTTCCGCGGCTTCCGCACCGTCACGGTAAAAACCGGCGCCGCGCCCGAGCCCGTCACCCAGCAGACCACCACCTACCTGCAGGGCATGGACGGCGATTACAAGGCCGACGGCAGCCGCCGGTCGGTGACGGTGGCTGCCAAGGCCGGCGGAGACACCGTCCAGCTGGTCACCGACTCTGCGCAACTGGCGGGCACACCGCTGGAGATGGACTCCTACACTAAGGCCGACGGCACGGTCGACGCCGAGACCGTCAACGGCCCCTTCGGCTACACCGCCACCGCGCACGCTGCTCAGAAGCCCTGGACGGACTGGACCCAGGGGGACAACCCCGGTGCCAGCAAGCCGGACCTGTCCACCCTCCCCGACTTGACGGCCCACCGTGCCACCTCCGCGCAGCAGCACCAGTACGCGCTGCTTACCGACGGAACCTGGCGCCACACCCGCACGGACACCACCTACGACGACCAGGGGCGTCCGTCGACGGTCGACTCCCACGGCGACGTCTCCGTGCCCACGCAGGAGAAGTGCACCACCACCACCTACGCCGCACCTCCGTCGACCAACCCGGCGATGATCGCGTACCCCGATCGGATGACCACCGTCTCCGGCCCCTGCGGGACTGCCGTCTCTGCCGCCACGCTTCTGTCGGACAAGGAGATCTACTACAACGGCGACGGCACGCTGACCAACCTGGGCACCTACGGCCAGCTTGACCAGAGCGGGCACAACCTGGGTACTCCGGTTGCGGCCCAGGCCAGCGCGGTGCGCACCGCGACCGGCTTCAGTAGCGGCACCGAGACCTGGCGGACCACGGCCGCCATGGCCTACGACGGCGCCGGCCGGATCACCGACGCGCTGGACGCGGCGGGCCACACGACCCACACCGACTTCAGCCCTGCCTGGAGCGACGCGGGCGGCAACACCAACCCGGTCGGCTCCACCTCGGCCAACACCAAACAGTGGAAGACCATCTCCACCCTTGACCCGCTGCGCGGACTGCCGACCGAGAACATCGACACCAACGGCCGCAAGACCGACGTCACCTATGACGCGCTGGGCCGCCGCACGGCGGTGTGGCTGCCGGGACGCGACAAGACGGCCGGCCAGAGCGCGAGCATGACGTTCGCCTACTCGGTCAACCCCGGCGCGGTCTCGGCGCCCGGCGGCACCATCACCCAGCCCGGCGACCCCTCGGCGGTCACCACCCGCACGCTCCGCGAGGACGGCACCTACTCGACGTCCATCACCCTTTACGACGGAATGCTGCAGCCGCGGCAGACCCAGGAGACGGCGGACGGCGACTCCGACTCCGGCCGGATCATCTCGGACTCGTTCTACGACTCGCACGGGTGGCCGACGATCGCGTACGCCCCGTACTCCGAGCCCGCCAACGGTCCGTCGGCGACGCTGTACGCGGCGAACGAGAACGAGGTCCCCTCAGAGACCACCACCGACTATGACGGCCAGGGCCGCCCGGCCGCCGCCACCCTGTGGCACCAGGCGATCCAGCAGTGGAAGACCACTACTTCCTACCCGGGTGCGGACGAGATCGACACCACCGCCCCGGCTGGCGGGCCCTCCACGGCGACGTTCACCAACGCGCTGGGGCAGACCACCAAGTCCGTGGTGCGCAACACCGCTTTCACTGTGACCCTCAAGGGCGGCCAGGTCATCCCGTCCGGGACCTCGCTCACCAGCGACAGTGTGCGGCTGACCATGCAGGCCGACGGCAACCTCGTGCTGAGCGCGCTGAACACGGGCAAGACCGTCTGGGCCAGCGGCACTGCAGGCAACCCCGGCGCCTTCGCCCAGTTCGGCACCGACGGCAACCTCTCCGTCTCCACCACCACCGGCACCACCCTGTGGACCAGCGGCCTGACCGCTACCACCGGTGCCACCATGGAACTGCGCAACGACTCCACCCTGGACATCGTCTCCAGCGGCGGCACCGCGCTGTGGCACCAGGGCACCGCCGACGCGGTCCCGGCGGCCCACGCCACCACCCGGTACACCTACACCCCGGCCGGCCAGGTGGACACGGTCAAGGACAACGCGGGCAACACCTGGTCGAACCACTACAACTTCGAGGGCGAGAAGACCTCTCAGACCGACCCGAACCTGGGCACCGCCACCTTCGACCAGTACGACGTGCTGGGCAACCTGCTGCAGATGACCGACCCGCGCGGCCAGGTGCTGTCCTACACCTATGACTGGGACAACCGGGTCACGGACGAGTACGCCGCGGCGTGGTCGGCCAACCCGGACCCGGCGAAGAAGCTGGCCAACCGGGTGTACGACACCCTCGCCAACGGCTACCCCACCTCCTCAACTCGCTATGTGGGCGGAGTGTCGGGCAAGGCGTACACCGAGACGGTCACCGGCTACAACACGGCCTACCAGCCGTTGGGCACCAGCGTGACGATCCCGGCCGCCGACGGCTTCGCCGCGGCCGGCCAGACCAGCGCCCCCACCAGCGGCTCGGTCACCTACACCACCACCGCCAGCTACACCCCCACCGTCGGGCATTTGTCCACCACCCGCTACCAGGCCGACGGCAACCTGCCGGCCGAGAGCGTGGACTACGGCTACACCCAGCAGGGCAACCTGGACGCGTTCGGTGGCTACATCAACAACGCGAACACCCCGTCCTACCTGGACATCGCCGTTCATGACCCGTTCGGGCGGATCAAGCAGGCGAACTACGGTCCGACCGGCAAGGAGCTGGCGACCTTCTCCCAGTACGACGCCACCACCGGGCGGAGCACGCAGACCAGCAGCATGCTGCAGACCTCGGCGACCGCCCTGGACGTCGTCAACTACCGCTACAACCGGGTCGGTGAGCTCACCGCCGCCGACGACCTGCAGAACAACACCATTCACGACACCCAGTGCTTCACCTACGACTCCTTCCAGCGGCTGACCGCCGCTTGGACGGACACCTCCGGGATCACCGACCCCACCAGCGCACCGGTCGGCAACGTGGGTAGCTGCACCACCACTTCCGTGCAGACCACCGGGACCGTACCCGTCAAAACGAGCACGGTCGGTGGCCCCGCCCCCTACTGGCAGACCTACACCTACGACCTGCTCGGCGACCGCACCGGCATGGTCAACCACGACACCACCGGCAACGCCCTGGCCGACACCACCCAGACCATCAACTACCCCGGCACCGACGGCACTGCCGCTTCCACCCTGCCGGACCAGGCCGGCACCACCACTACCAGCAACCCCCAACTGGGCAGTGCCACCCAGACTTCGGGCTACACCGATCCCGCCTACAGCAACAAGAACGCCGGCGACACCACCAGCCGCAAGACCGCCACCACCGGACCGCTGGCCACCGGCTTCACCCTCTCCGGCGGCGGCAAGCTCTGCGTCGACGACGCCTCCGGTTCCACCACGGCCGGCACCAAGGTCCAGGTCTACACCTGCAACGGCAGCACCTCGCAGAGCTGGACCATCGGCACCGACGGCACCGTCAAGGTCAAGGGCATGTGCCTGGACACCACGGGCAACGCCGCCGCCGCCGGCACCCTGGTGGTGATCGACACCTGCAGCAGCGACGCCACCCAGAAGTGGAAGGCCACCACCACCGGCACACTGGTCAACAACGCCAACACGGCCGTGTGCCTGACTGACCCGGCCGCCAACGCCACCAAGGGAACCCAGCTCACCCTGGCCACCTGTGGCAGCACCGGCCAGGTGTGGACCACCATCGGTGCCGGCGACCTCCCCCCCGGCCAGACCCAGACCCTCACTTACGACGCCGAGGGCCGCACCGCCACCGTCACCACCGGCACCGGCGCTACCAGTAACACCAGCAAGTACCTCTACGACGCCGACGGCAACCTGCTGGAACAGACCAGCGCCTCCGGCAGCACCGACAAGACCCGCATCCTTTACCTCTTCGGCGGCGCCGAGCAGATCACCCTCAACGTCTCCGCCAAGACCTTCACCGGCCTGCGCAACTACGCCGGACCGGACGGCACCGTGATCACCCGCTCCAGCAGCGGCAGCGTCGCCTACCAGGTCGGCAACAGCCAGGGCACCGCCACCACGGCCATCGACGCCACCAGCCTGGCCGTCACCCGCCGCTCCTTCGATCCCTGGGGCAACCCCCGCGGCACCAAGCCCACCAGCTGGGTCGCCGCCGACGAGAACCGCGGCTTCCTCGGACAGCCCGCCGACGCCACCACCGGCCTGGATCTGCTCGGCGCCCGTAACTACGACCCCGCTTTGGGCCGCTTCCTCACCCCCGACCCGATCTTCCAGGCTGGCGATCCCAACCAGATGGGCGGCTACACCTACGCCGCCGACAACCCCGCCAGCGGCTCCGACCCCAGCGGCCTGTGCTTGGACGACGGCACTGGCCACTGCCACCACAGGCGCAGCACCGGCAGCACCGGCACCACTGGCAGTACGGGCAGTACCGACAACTCCAGCGGCGCGACCAGTGCCGCGCCCACACCGTCCACCACCCCCACGCCTTCCAGCGGCCCCACGCCCGTCTCTACGCAGACCCCCACGCCGACCCTCGGCGAGACCCCCTGCCAGCCGGCTGACTTCGGCACGAACCGGTGCGAAAGCTATGGTGGCGGAAGTCTGCTCATTACCACGGGCGTGCTGATAGTAGGGCTGCCCCTTGCTGGCGTGTGCCTGGCTTCAGGTGTCGTGGAATGTGCTACTGGCGCGGTACTTGGCGCCGCGGATGCCGAGGCAGGCGGAAGCATGCTTCTCGGTGTCCGCGTCGCCGTGGGACTGGGCGCCGCTGCTGCCAGGGCATTCGACGAGGCTGCTGAGGATGCGGCTGCCGAGGCCGGCGCCGCCAAGAAGGCCGCTGAAGACGCCGCGGCTGCCGACACCGCCAAGGGCACAGCGGCCAAGAAGGCCGACGCCCAGGCCCATGCCGAGTCCGCCGAGGCCACCGCGACCACGGCGGACACCCCTGCCAAGGGCGCCTCAGGCACCAAACCAGAAAAGGGCTGCAGCTTCTCGCCAGACACGCCGGTGCTCATGGCAGACGGCACGAGCAAACCCATCGGAGACGTCAAGCCAGGCGACAAGGTCGAGTCCGCCGACCCCGACACCGGCAAGGACAAGGGCTCCCGAACAGTTCAGGCTACGTGGCACAACCACGACCACGACCTGGTCGACGTCACCGTCGACACCGGCCACGGCCACACGGCCACCCTGCACACCACCTCCAACCACCCGTTCTACGACGCCACCACCCGCGCTTGGATCCCCGCCGGCAAGCTGACCCCGGGCCACACCCTCACCACCCCCGACGGTCACCGCGTCCACATAAAGGCCGTCACCTCCACCCGCGGCACCGCAGTCCGGGACAACCTCACGGTTCAACAGCTGCACACGTACTATGTTGTGGCGGGCAGCGTCCCGATCTTGGTCCACAACGCTTGTGGGCCCGATCCGAGACCTGGCCCAGCTCAAGATGGACATACGCTAGAGGATTACGCCAACGCAAATCGCGGACATAATCAGGCGACAACCCCTGACTTTGTCACGGAGTACACGTCACCTTCTGGAAGGTCCTATTGGGGGCGCACCCAGGGAGATACTGAAATTGAACCGGGAAGTGCGCTCGATGACGTCCTGGGTGCCAATGGGCGTGATACCTGCTCGGAGATCTGCGCTATGAATGAGGCGCAGAAAGCAGAAGGTGATTCGGCTATATTCGGCGGATCTTTTAGAACGCTGCGAGTAAGGCCCCTGGGGTCTCCATTGGAGAGTGGTGTGCCATTCGACCCGTGCGAGGAATCGTGTCAGGTAGTGATCAGGAAAACATTCGGGACGTGGAGCAATTGAGCGGAATGTTCGGAGACGGCGATCCTTCAGTCGTGAGGGCTTTGGTTGCAGCTGGATGGTTTCCGCATAGGCGAATTGACATTACTTCCTCGGTTAATTTGCTTGAGGGGGCCGGGTTCCAGTTGAATGGAACCGCCCTTCGGGTATGGGAAGAATTCGGGGAATTGGCGATCAAAAGCTCCGCAGCTCGTGTTCCTGCATCGTCCCTACGGGTCGATCCGGTGGACGCCTGCATCGATGCCCTTGACGAAGCTGTCCTGTTGTCTCAACGACTTGGCCAGAACTACTCGCCCCTCGGAATGTGGTCCGTGCAATTTAGGTCTTATATTGCGGCTGACGGTAAGGTTATTGCCGTGGGGACGCACACCATTTGGGAGTTGGGTTCGAGCTTTACTGAGGCGGTGACCTACGTGGTCACCGGCGGAGAGGATCGGGCGCATCGGGCTGATTGGTTGCCCTGAGTCCGAATCTGATATCTACTGTGCATGGTCGGGGGAACTCCGGAACCCATGAAAGCGTGGCGTCCAATTATCAGTGGTGGAGCAAAGCGCGCAGCTCGGATCCGCGCACTAGAGGCGAATGGGCATCTTCTCGAGGTGCAGGACCAATGGGCGAGGCTTTGCGATGAAAATGGACTCTTTGGAGACCAAGGTGACTTTCTCATCAGTGTTGGTGGTATAGGCGCCGCGAAAGCTCCATGGGCTTACGTTCAGCGCGCCAGTTCGATGAGTTTGGCTCAGTGGCTCGGTTCCGTTGAAGGGGAGCCGGAGTTCGTTGCGATGTCTCTCGATGGTCGCGTTTCATGCGGAGTGACAACTGAGGAATATGAGGTCTGGATTATTACCGGGTGACACTGCAGAGGCTCCACCAGATTTGTTTTGGTGGGGCCTCTGCAGTGTCTGACGGCAGTACTTGACGGCAACGTCAGCGGACAGGTGCTGCGCAGAGCGGCGGGTCGTCGCCGTCCTCGGTCCCGGACGCGGGCGCCGAGAAGTTACGGAGGGCGTGGCCGAGGAGGTCGATGGCCTGGCGCTGGAGGCGGAGGCGGACGTGGGCATACACCGTCGCGGTGACGCCGATGTGGGCGTGGCCGAGGAGTTCCTTGATGACGACGAGTTCGACGCCCTGTTCCAGGAGGAGCGTCGCCGTTGAGTGGCGGAGGTCGTGGAACCGGATTGGCCGTAGGCGGGCGTCGCGGAGCAGGGCGTTGAAGTGGCGGGTGAGGGTGGCGGGTTCGATCGGGTGACCGTCGGGCCGGGTGAAGACGTGGCTGCTGCCCTGCCAGACCGAGCCCGCCTCCTCCTTCTCCTCTGCCTGATGCTCGCGGTGCGCACGAAGCGAGGTGACGCAGGAGACCGGCAGCGCGATGCGCCGTTCGGAGCTGATGGTCTTGGTCGGCAGGGTGGTCAGACCGCCGGTACGGGTGCGTTGGAGGGTGCGGCGGATGGTGGCGGTGCCGGCGTCGAGGTCGAGGTCTTCCCAGTACAGGCCGAGGAGTTCGCCCTTGCGCAGGCCGGTGTGCAGGGCGAGTTCGAACAGGGCGGCGTGCCGGTGGCC is a window of Streptomyces mirabilis DNA encoding:
- a CDS encoding ricin-type beta-trefoil lectin domain protein, with the protein product MTVQHRIWGRTLTGATAAAALLALLAPDAVAQGVGIGPYHIGQGADTDEGRQEPGKYRFKGTVWNPKSLPDTPSVGSHSLQPRTTARVTAQKALPRYRAATPTWPAVGTSTLSLTRSATATKRSTAAGASSQPVPVSRPVKAGHLPVWVAPAPTVGGGAKTASAATPSSVRVRMTSHAQALRAGTEGMLLDVTRTDGGTGTGKVQVVIDYSSIAKAYGGGYGSRLRLVQLPSCALTTPQLAACRTRTPIRFTNRPGADQLTATLTLTSAGAKTKAGTVSSRAATAAQAQAMSTAAVAVTAGSSGSQGNYAATSLSPSGAWQASGTGAFTYSYPIDIPSAVGGNTPSVSLGYDSQTVDGETSARNSQASSIGDGWNYTPGFVERTYRSCGSLLDSDGNKLLKGSGDECWGGANAAVSFGAHSGVLVPDGKDSGVPGEIRQWRLQGDDGTVVQELSGAANGLQDGTYFRVLTTDGTAAYFGSDHAPGGVGTVALPQSGTPSDDSTDAAWGVPVLHPQSGDPCYDSGKGKASRCDDPEGWRWNLDFVVSPHGFVQRYDYSTEKNYYDLGGGQAASDSSGTLTPYTRGGALTSISYGYTLDDELAARTPAAKVTFTSAQRCQTTSSFTDCSAGNLTDDSAPHWPDVPWDLHCDSTDKTKLPDGATKVPTDVCVTSSPTFWSTTRLDTIATEVHVKDSTTDKFVPVDSYALGQVYSDAGGAVDPVTGTTVDPKDAGSLQAVMWLQTIQHTGKDTYGNGNSDITQNKVAFSGTEIDNRVNDFEPAAPPLYRPRISSVQTETGESVAVDYNQAPCADKTLSMSMADSNTNSCYPTYWTVPGDSKPTADWFNKVTVRQVVASDLTIASQYNPDAQKVPAGSEAQVSTYSYSGPAWHRDDSEQTDDQYRTWDQFRGFRTVTVKTGAAPEPVTQQTTTYLQGMDGDYKADGSRRSVTVAAKAGGDTVQLVTDSAQLAGTPLEMDSYTKADGTVDAETVNGPFGYTATAHAAQKPWTDWTQGDNPGASKPDLSTLPDLTAHRATSAQQHQYALLTDGTWRHTRTDTTYDDQGRPSTVDSHGDVSVPTQEKCTTTTYAAPPSTNPAMIAYPDRMTTVSGPCGTAVSAATLLSDKEIYYNGDGTLTNLGTYGQLDQSGHNLGTPVAAQASAVRTATGFSSGTETWRTTAAMAYDGAGRITDALDAAGHTTHTDFSPAWSDAGGNTNPVGSTSANTKQWKTISTLDPLRGLPTENIDTNGRKTDVTYDALGRRTAVWLPGRDKTAGQSASMTFAYSVNPGAVSAPGGTITQPGDPSAVTTRTLREDGTYSTSITLYDGMLQPRQTQETADGDSDSGRIISDSFYDSHGWPTIAYAPYSEPANGPSATLYAANENEVPSETTTDYDGQGRPAAATLWHQAIQQWKTTTSYPGADEIDTTAPAGGPSTATFTNALGQTTKSVVRNTAFTVTLKGGQVIPSGTSLTSDSVRLTMQADGNLVLSALNTGKTVWASGTAGNPGAFAQFGTDGNLSVSTTTGTTLWTSGLTATTGATMELRNDSTLDIVSSGGTALWHQGTADAVPAAHATTRYTYTPAGQVDTVKDNAGNTWSNHYNFEGEKTSQTDPNLGTATFDQYDVLGNLLQMTDPRGQVLSYTYDWDNRVTDEYAAAWSANPDPAKKLANRVYDTLANGYPTSSTRYVGGVSGKAYTETVTGYNTAYQPLGTSVTIPAADGFAAAGQTSAPTSGSVTYTTTASYTPTVGHLSTTRYQADGNLPAESVDYGYTQQGNLDAFGGYINNANTPSYLDIAVHDPFGRIKQANYGPTGKELATFSQYDATTGRSTQTSSMLQTSATALDVVNYRYNRVGELTAADDLQNNTIHDTQCFTYDSFQRLTAAWTDTSGITDPTSAPVGNVGSCTTTSVQTTGTVPVKTSTVGGPAPYWQTYTYDLLGDRTGMVNHDTTGNALADTTQTINYPGTDGTAASTLPDQAGTTTTSNPQLGSATQTSGYTDPAYSNKNAGDTTSRKTATTGPLATGFTLSGGGKLCVDDASGSTTAGTKVQVYTCNGSTSQSWTIGTDGTVKVKGMCLDTTGNAAAAGTLVVIDTCSSDATQKWKATTTGTLVNNANTAVCLTDPAANATKGTQLTLATCGSTGQVWTTIGAGDLPPGQTQTLTYDAEGRTATVTTGTGATSNTSKYLYDADGNLLEQTSASGSTDKTRILYLFGGAEQITLNVSAKTFTGLRNYAGPDGTVITRSSSGSVAYQVGNSQGTATTAIDATSLAVTRRSFDPWGNPRGTKPTSWVAADENRGFLGQPADATTGLDLLGARNYDPALGRFLTPDPIFQAGDPNQMGGYTYAADNPASGSDPSGLCLDDGTGHCHHRRSTGSTGTTGSTGSTDNSSGATSAAPTPSTTPTPSSGPTPVSTQTPTPTLGETPCQPADFGTNRCESYGGGSLLITTGVLIVGLPLAGVCLASGVVECATGAVLGAADAEAGGSMLLGVRVAVGLGAAAARAFDEAAEDAAAEAGAAKKAAEDAAAADTAKGTAAKKADAQAHAESAEATATTADTPAKGASGTKPEKGCSFSPDTPVLMADGTSKPIGDVKPGDKVESADPDTGKDKGSRTVQATWHNHDHDLVDVTVDTGHGHTATLHTTSNHPFYDATTRAWIPAGKLTPGHTLTTPDGHRVHIKAVTSTRGTAVRDNLTVQQLHTYYVVAGSVPILVHNACGPDPRPGPAQDGHTLEDYANANRGHNQATTPDFVTEYTSPSGRSYWGRTQGDTEIEPGSALDDVLGANGRDTCSEICAMNEAQKAEGDSAIFGGSFRTLRVRPLGSPLESGVPFDPCEESCQVVIRKTFGTWSN
- a CDS encoding SUKH-3 domain-containing protein — encoded protein: MEQLSGMFGDGDPSVVRALVAAGWFPHRRIDITSSVNLLEGAGFQLNGTALRVWEEFGELAIKSSAARVPASSLRVDPVDACIDALDEAVLLSQRLGQNYSPLGMWSVQFRSYIAADGKVIAVGTHTIWELGSSFTEAVTYVVTGGEDRAHRADWLP